Proteins encoded in a region of the Zea mays cultivar B73 chromosome 2, Zm-B73-REFERENCE-NAM-5.0, whole genome shotgun sequence genome:
- the LOC103647852 gene encoding uncharacterized protein isoform X2: MEAHAPLDFALFQLSPRRQRCELVVCGNGRTEKIASGSVKPFVAHLRAVEEQASAQPPPPAIRLQLDRPAPWFSKGTLERFVRFVSTPEVLELTSTYDLEMSQLEGARKIYAQGGTGDATSGGTGSAAAVAADITKKELLRAIDVRLSTLKQDLAAACSRASSAGFNPNSVSELLLFANHFGASRLSEACTKFMSLCQRRHDISPQTAQPAVSSHWKVFDDGNVRGSSSSDMSIDEPQVDLGESNNKSTVGGSGSQVHRLSNSQGLEVAAEQQPKPTIPQAIDKQEAETDASPAPAAGGLSRRLSVKDRINMFESQKKEQTPSSGNSNSAGTGRVVPGRGEHRRVPSGASMEKLVRRWSSVSDMSIDLSNNESVNINDKKDNGTPVVTPTSTDLEANSKAKADVDSNGQKDLVTSHSWPYQKDNVPMDPTTTDLCPPSTLSNTLAPHSDGAGNDMVINSSIESESSFGKEAGVIQGLTRMSNHATSNVSTRNHLKSSAKPVEEGLLKNKDILTSTSLEEHVRMIDKEITAVPHEVLVASEQIPQNDIRGLHTKDIHTESEVTGRKDQPSRSFGKVSGGVNPKPKTSSNSRANVKGSSGRANVKGSSGRDEITFTETEFRDVSLQRNRLPRKAEDVGRKVTGGSDSDSSGRQGTNLSRQSSITIQELNFQARVMGPGKGNQDRHGELQMKANELEKLFAEHKLISSRRGKPTDVQVDSTRTVSEVKPITVLHETIHTKQVVKESITTNDFDASELLKMVSNQGFNISTPQKLGILSLEESRGKFYEHYMQKRDAKLKEDWKLQRGEKEAMLKAMHESLERSKAEMRAKFSQSGDVSDSTYVYHCSQKIPPSRSARRNNDQGVDSFLVEEELNSDYLSGDGSSRSADSRKHFPNKVASTQKASVGPIHKRSSRTASSGYGNRRNLPENPIAQPVPSFSDLRKENTKPSPGLSRAAARVQQKSFARSKSIIEESKSILKEDQSRRSQSMRKSQIPDELKDISSGNEDIYNWAPSRISKNQSEGAFAYSARRTGPPKPFLRKGNGTHPVIGIAGFQAAAAMMANALQNGDSGDFEDHQDDSPDDAKEEEEYESIEENFRESDFPADSDSENPRVSHEFGNSDDPGSENGDANFSSEAPAIGGTKFTAFTGNVHDPASDVPAPWSSRLPQLSPYMNDNTDGDTFADSPCGSPPWNSHSLDEITDADVSRMRKKWGSAQMPFAGVSASQQPRKDVSKGLKKLWKFGRKTRGGDGLVNDWVSASTASEYDEDMEDGRDLVVGSSDDFKKSRMGYLASYDDFVEDEVFAEQEQSLRSSIPNPPANFRPREDQLTGRAPRSFFSLSTFRSKGGDARLR, encoded by the exons ATGGAGGCCCACGCGCCGCTCGACTTCGCGCTCTTCCAGCTCTCCCCTCGGCGTCAGCG GTGCGAGCTGGTGGTGTGCGGCAATGGGCGGACGGAGAAGATCGCGTCAGGGTCGGTGAAGCCGTTCGTGGCGCACCTGCGGGCTGTGGAGGAACAGGCGTCGGCTCAGCCACCGCCGCCGGCCATCCGGCTGCAGCTGGACCGGCCCGCCCCGTGGTTTAGTAAGGGCACCCTTGAGAG GTTCGTGCGCTTCGTGAGCACGCCAGAGGTGCTGGAGTTGACGAGCACCTATGATTTAGAGATGTCGCAGCTGGAAGGGGCTAGGAAGATATATGCGCAGGGA GGTACTGGAGACGCTACCTCAGGTGGAACTG GCTCAGCAGCGGCGGTGGCAGCAGATATTACAAA GAAAGAACTTCTTAGGGCAATCGATGTGCGTCTAAGCACCCTTAAACAAGATCTGGCTGCAGCTTGTTCTCGAGCATCCTCTGCTGGGTTCAATCCGAACAGTGTATCTGAGCTTCTTCTTTTCGCTAACCATTTTGGTGCCAGTCGGCTGAG CGAAGCATGCACGAAATTCATGTCACTTTGCCAGCGGCGTCATGACATCAGTCCTCAAACCGCACAGCCAGCAGTTTCATCACACTGGAAGGTCTTTGATGATGGGAATGTTCGTGGTTCTTCCAGTTCAGACATGTCTATAGATGAGCCACAAGTTGATCTCGGTGAATCCAACAACAAATCTACAGTCGGTGGAAGTGGCTCTCAGGTCCACAGACTAAGCAACAGCCAAGGCTTAGAAGTCGCTGCAGAACAGCAACCCAAGCCAACCATCCCACAGGCCATAGATAAACAAGAAGCAGAAACAGACGCGTCTCCCGCACCTGCTGCAGGAGGGCTTTCAAGGCGTCTGAGTGTGAAGGACAGGATAAACATGTTTGAGAGCCAGAAAAAGGAGCAGACTCCAAGTTCTGGTAACAGCAACTCAGCAGGTACTGGTAGGGTGGTTCCAGGGAGAGGTGAGCACCGCAGGGTTCCTTCTGGGGCCTCCATGGAGAAGTTAGTTAGAAGGTGGAGCAGTGTTAGCGACATGAGTATTGATCTCAGCAACAATGAGAGCGTTAACATAAATGACAAAAAGGACAATGGAACTCCTGTTGTGACTCCAACATCTACTGATTTGGAGGCCAACTCTAAAGCAAAAGCTGATGTGGACTCTAATGGACAGAAGGATTTAGTCACATCACACTCCTGGCCTTATCAAAAGGATAATGTACCAATGGATCCGACTACCACAGATTTGTGCCCACCCTCAACTTTAAGTAATACACTTGCTCCTCATAGTGATGGTGCAGGAAACGACATGGTTATAAACTCTAGCATTGAGAGTGAGTCATCCTTTGGGAAAGAAGCGGGGGTTATTCAAGGACTCACAAGGATGTCAAATCATGCTACTTCAAATGTTTCCACTCGAAACCATCTAAAATCTTCTGCAAAGCCAGTTGAGGAAGGCTTGCTGAAAAATAAGGATATTTTAACCAGCACATCGTTAGAGGAGCATGTTCGCATGATAGATAAGGAAATAACAGCTGTTCCTCATGAAGTATTAGTTGCAAGTGAACAGATTCCCCAGAATGATATTAGAGGTCTCCATACAAAAGATATTCACACTGAATCTGAAGTGACtggaaggaaggatcagccttcacGATCATTTGGAAAGGTATCTGGTGGTGTTAATCCTAAACCAAAAACATCATCCAATTCCCGAGCTAATGTTAAAGGCTCATCTGGTAGGGCTAATGTCAAAGGCTCATCTGGTAGGGATGAGATTACCTTTACAGAAACTGAGTTCCGTGATGTTAGTTTGCAGCGGAATCGTCTACCACGGAAGGCAGAGGATGTAGGGAGAAAGGTTACAGGTGGTTCTGATTCAGATTCTTCTGGTCGCCAGGGAACAAATTTGAGCAGGCAatcatccattaccatccaggaactAAACTTCCAGGCTAGAGTGAtgggaccaggaaaagggaaccaAGATCGGCATGGCGAATTGCAAATGAAGGCTAATGAGTTGGAGAAATTATTTGCTGAACACAAGTTAATATCATCCCGACGAGGCAAACCTACAGATGTGCAGGTTGATAGCACACGTACGGTGAGTGAGGTAAAGCCGATAACAGTTCTTCATGAGACAATTCATACAAAACAAGTTGTAAAGGAGAGTATAACAACCAATGATTTTGATGCCAGTGAGCTTCTGAAGATGGTGAGTAATCAAGGATTTAACATTAGCACACCACAAAAACTTGGCATTCTAAGCTTAGAAGAGTCGAGAGGGAAGTTTTATGAGCATTATATGCAGAAGAGGGATGCAAAACTGAAGGAAGACTGGAAACTGCAGAGGGGGGAGAAGGAAGCAATGTTAAAGGCTATGCATGAGAGCCTAGAACGGAGCAAGGCTGAGATGCGAGCTAAATTCTCTCAGTCTGGAGATGTTTCTGACTCAACTTATGTTTATCATTGTTCTCAGAAGATTCCTCCTTCGCGATCAGCAAGAAGAAATAATGATCAG GGGGTTGACTCATTCTTGGTTGAAGAGGAATTGAATAGTGACTACCtatctggtgacggttcttccaGGAGTGCTGATTCTAGgaagcattttccaaataaagttGCTTCCACCCAAAAGGCATCTGTTGGTCCTATCCATAAGCGTTCTTCAAGGACTGCAAGCTCCGGTTATGGCAATCGCAGGAATCTACCAGAAAATCCTATCGCACAGCCTGTCCCCAGTTTCTCTGACTTAAGAAAAGAAAATACAAAGCCTTCACCTGGACTCAGTAGAGCGGCTGCAAGAGTTCAGCAAAAGTCTTTTGCCCGTAGCAAGAGCATTATTGAAGAGTCAAAGAGTATATTGAAAGAAGATCAATCGAGGAGGTCACAATCTATGAGGAAGAGCCAAATTCCGGATGAGTTGAAGGACATTTCATCAGGGAATGAGGATATTTACAATTGGGCTCCATCAAGAATTTCCAAGAATCAATCAGAGGGAGCTTTTGCTTACAGTGCCCGTAGAACGGGTCCACCAAAGCCATTTCTTAGGAAAGGCAATGGGACTCACCCCGTTATAGGTATAGCTGGATTTCAGGCTGCAGCGGCTATGATGGCGAATGCCCTCCAGAATGGTGACAGTGGTGATTTTGAAGATCACCAAGATGATTCTCCTGATGAtgccaaagaagaagaagaatatgAAAGTATTGAAGAAAATTTTAGAGAAAGTGACTTTCCTGCTGATTCTGACAGTGAGAACCCAAGAGTTAGTCATGAATTTGGAAATTCAGATGACCCAGGGTCAGAAAATGGCGATGCTAACTTTTCAAGTGAAGCACCCGCAATTGGTGGTACTAAGTTCACTGCTTTTACAGGAAACGTTCATGATCCAGCTAGTGATGTTCCAGCACCCTGGAGTTCTCGTCTTCCACAGCTGTCCCCTTACATGAATGATAATACAGATGGTGACACATTCGCTGATTCACCGTGTGGAAGTCCACCATGGAATTCTCATTCACTTGATGAAATAACAGATGCTGATGTATCTCGGATGCGGAAAAAGTGGGGCAGTGCACAGATGCCTTTTGCTGGTGTCAGTGCATCTCAACAGCCACGCAAAGATGTTTCCAAAGGATTGAAGAAACTGTGGAAATTTGGTAGGAAGACTAGAGGGGGTGATGGTTTAGTAAATGATTGGGTATCTGCTTCCACTGCCTCAGAATACGATGAAGACATGGAAGATGGGCGGGATCTGGTAGTAGGATCTTCTGATGATTTCAAAAAGTCTCGAATGGGTTATCTTGCTTCATATGATGATTTTGTTGAGGATGAGGTTTTTGCTGAACAAG AACAATCACTACGCAGCTCAATTCCAAACCCACCTGCAAATTTCAGACCGAGAGAAGATCAACTGACTGGAAGAG CGCCACGTTCTTTCTTCTCCCTGTCAACATTCCGAAGCAAGGGAGGTGATGCCAGGCTCAGGTGA
- the LOC103647852 gene encoding uncharacterized protein isoform X1, producing MEAHAPLDFALFQLSPRRQRCELVVCGNGRTEKIASGSVKPFVAHLRAVEEQASAQPPPPAIRLQLDRPAPWFSKGTLERFVRFVSTPEVLELTSTYDLEMSQLEGARKIYAQGGTGDATSGGTAENVTGSAAAVAADITKKELLRAIDVRLSTLKQDLAAACSRASSAGFNPNSVSELLLFANHFGASRLSEACTKFMSLCQRRHDISPQTAQPAVSSHWKVFDDGNVRGSSSSDMSIDEPQVDLGESNNKSTVGGSGSQVHRLSNSQGLEVAAEQQPKPTIPQAIDKQEAETDASPAPAAGGLSRRLSVKDRINMFESQKKEQTPSSGNSNSAGTGRVVPGRGEHRRVPSGASMEKLVRRWSSVSDMSIDLSNNESVNINDKKDNGTPVVTPTSTDLEANSKAKADVDSNGQKDLVTSHSWPYQKDNVPMDPTTTDLCPPSTLSNTLAPHSDGAGNDMVINSSIESESSFGKEAGVIQGLTRMSNHATSNVSTRNHLKSSAKPVEEGLLKNKDILTSTSLEEHVRMIDKEITAVPHEVLVASEQIPQNDIRGLHTKDIHTESEVTGRKDQPSRSFGKVSGGVNPKPKTSSNSRANVKGSSGRANVKGSSGRDEITFTETEFRDVSLQRNRLPRKAEDVGRKVTGGSDSDSSGRQGTNLSRQSSITIQELNFQARVMGPGKGNQDRHGELQMKANELEKLFAEHKLISSRRGKPTDVQVDSTRTVSEVKPITVLHETIHTKQVVKESITTNDFDASELLKMVSNQGFNISTPQKLGILSLEESRGKFYEHYMQKRDAKLKEDWKLQRGEKEAMLKAMHESLERSKAEMRAKFSQSGDVSDSTYVYHCSQKIPPSRSARRNNDQGVDSFLVEEELNSDYLSGDGSSRSADSRKHFPNKVASTQKASVGPIHKRSSRTASSGYGNRRNLPENPIAQPVPSFSDLRKENTKPSPGLSRAAARVQQKSFARSKSIIEESKSILKEDQSRRSQSMRKSQIPDELKDISSGNEDIYNWAPSRISKNQSEGAFAYSARRTGPPKPFLRKGNGTHPVIGIAGFQAAAAMMANALQNGDSGDFEDHQDDSPDDAKEEEEYESIEENFRESDFPADSDSENPRVSHEFGNSDDPGSENGDANFSSEAPAIGGTKFTAFTGNVHDPASDVPAPWSSRLPQLSPYMNDNTDGDTFADSPCGSPPWNSHSLDEITDADVSRMRKKWGSAQMPFAGVSASQQPRKDVSKGLKKLWKFGRKTRGGDGLVNDWVSASTASEYDEDMEDGRDLVVGSSDDFKKSRMGYLASYDDFVEDEVFAEQEQSLRSSIPNPPANFRPREDQLTGRAPRSFFSLSTFRSKGGDARLR from the exons ATGGAGGCCCACGCGCCGCTCGACTTCGCGCTCTTCCAGCTCTCCCCTCGGCGTCAGCG GTGCGAGCTGGTGGTGTGCGGCAATGGGCGGACGGAGAAGATCGCGTCAGGGTCGGTGAAGCCGTTCGTGGCGCACCTGCGGGCTGTGGAGGAACAGGCGTCGGCTCAGCCACCGCCGCCGGCCATCCGGCTGCAGCTGGACCGGCCCGCCCCGTGGTTTAGTAAGGGCACCCTTGAGAG GTTCGTGCGCTTCGTGAGCACGCCAGAGGTGCTGGAGTTGACGAGCACCTATGATTTAGAGATGTCGCAGCTGGAAGGGGCTAGGAAGATATATGCGCAGGGA GGTACTGGAGACGCTACCTCAGGTGGAACTG CTGAAAATGTTACAGGCTCAGCAGCGGCGGTGGCAGCAGATATTACAAA GAAAGAACTTCTTAGGGCAATCGATGTGCGTCTAAGCACCCTTAAACAAGATCTGGCTGCAGCTTGTTCTCGAGCATCCTCTGCTGGGTTCAATCCGAACAGTGTATCTGAGCTTCTTCTTTTCGCTAACCATTTTGGTGCCAGTCGGCTGAG CGAAGCATGCACGAAATTCATGTCACTTTGCCAGCGGCGTCATGACATCAGTCCTCAAACCGCACAGCCAGCAGTTTCATCACACTGGAAGGTCTTTGATGATGGGAATGTTCGTGGTTCTTCCAGTTCAGACATGTCTATAGATGAGCCACAAGTTGATCTCGGTGAATCCAACAACAAATCTACAGTCGGTGGAAGTGGCTCTCAGGTCCACAGACTAAGCAACAGCCAAGGCTTAGAAGTCGCTGCAGAACAGCAACCCAAGCCAACCATCCCACAGGCCATAGATAAACAAGAAGCAGAAACAGACGCGTCTCCCGCACCTGCTGCAGGAGGGCTTTCAAGGCGTCTGAGTGTGAAGGACAGGATAAACATGTTTGAGAGCCAGAAAAAGGAGCAGACTCCAAGTTCTGGTAACAGCAACTCAGCAGGTACTGGTAGGGTGGTTCCAGGGAGAGGTGAGCACCGCAGGGTTCCTTCTGGGGCCTCCATGGAGAAGTTAGTTAGAAGGTGGAGCAGTGTTAGCGACATGAGTATTGATCTCAGCAACAATGAGAGCGTTAACATAAATGACAAAAAGGACAATGGAACTCCTGTTGTGACTCCAACATCTACTGATTTGGAGGCCAACTCTAAAGCAAAAGCTGATGTGGACTCTAATGGACAGAAGGATTTAGTCACATCACACTCCTGGCCTTATCAAAAGGATAATGTACCAATGGATCCGACTACCACAGATTTGTGCCCACCCTCAACTTTAAGTAATACACTTGCTCCTCATAGTGATGGTGCAGGAAACGACATGGTTATAAACTCTAGCATTGAGAGTGAGTCATCCTTTGGGAAAGAAGCGGGGGTTATTCAAGGACTCACAAGGATGTCAAATCATGCTACTTCAAATGTTTCCACTCGAAACCATCTAAAATCTTCTGCAAAGCCAGTTGAGGAAGGCTTGCTGAAAAATAAGGATATTTTAACCAGCACATCGTTAGAGGAGCATGTTCGCATGATAGATAAGGAAATAACAGCTGTTCCTCATGAAGTATTAGTTGCAAGTGAACAGATTCCCCAGAATGATATTAGAGGTCTCCATACAAAAGATATTCACACTGAATCTGAAGTGACtggaaggaaggatcagccttcacGATCATTTGGAAAGGTATCTGGTGGTGTTAATCCTAAACCAAAAACATCATCCAATTCCCGAGCTAATGTTAAAGGCTCATCTGGTAGGGCTAATGTCAAAGGCTCATCTGGTAGGGATGAGATTACCTTTACAGAAACTGAGTTCCGTGATGTTAGTTTGCAGCGGAATCGTCTACCACGGAAGGCAGAGGATGTAGGGAGAAAGGTTACAGGTGGTTCTGATTCAGATTCTTCTGGTCGCCAGGGAACAAATTTGAGCAGGCAatcatccattaccatccaggaactAAACTTCCAGGCTAGAGTGAtgggaccaggaaaagggaaccaAGATCGGCATGGCGAATTGCAAATGAAGGCTAATGAGTTGGAGAAATTATTTGCTGAACACAAGTTAATATCATCCCGACGAGGCAAACCTACAGATGTGCAGGTTGATAGCACACGTACGGTGAGTGAGGTAAAGCCGATAACAGTTCTTCATGAGACAATTCATACAAAACAAGTTGTAAAGGAGAGTATAACAACCAATGATTTTGATGCCAGTGAGCTTCTGAAGATGGTGAGTAATCAAGGATTTAACATTAGCACACCACAAAAACTTGGCATTCTAAGCTTAGAAGAGTCGAGAGGGAAGTTTTATGAGCATTATATGCAGAAGAGGGATGCAAAACTGAAGGAAGACTGGAAACTGCAGAGGGGGGAGAAGGAAGCAATGTTAAAGGCTATGCATGAGAGCCTAGAACGGAGCAAGGCTGAGATGCGAGCTAAATTCTCTCAGTCTGGAGATGTTTCTGACTCAACTTATGTTTATCATTGTTCTCAGAAGATTCCTCCTTCGCGATCAGCAAGAAGAAATAATGATCAG GGGGTTGACTCATTCTTGGTTGAAGAGGAATTGAATAGTGACTACCtatctggtgacggttcttccaGGAGTGCTGATTCTAGgaagcattttccaaataaagttGCTTCCACCCAAAAGGCATCTGTTGGTCCTATCCATAAGCGTTCTTCAAGGACTGCAAGCTCCGGTTATGGCAATCGCAGGAATCTACCAGAAAATCCTATCGCACAGCCTGTCCCCAGTTTCTCTGACTTAAGAAAAGAAAATACAAAGCCTTCACCTGGACTCAGTAGAGCGGCTGCAAGAGTTCAGCAAAAGTCTTTTGCCCGTAGCAAGAGCATTATTGAAGAGTCAAAGAGTATATTGAAAGAAGATCAATCGAGGAGGTCACAATCTATGAGGAAGAGCCAAATTCCGGATGAGTTGAAGGACATTTCATCAGGGAATGAGGATATTTACAATTGGGCTCCATCAAGAATTTCCAAGAATCAATCAGAGGGAGCTTTTGCTTACAGTGCCCGTAGAACGGGTCCACCAAAGCCATTTCTTAGGAAAGGCAATGGGACTCACCCCGTTATAGGTATAGCTGGATTTCAGGCTGCAGCGGCTATGATGGCGAATGCCCTCCAGAATGGTGACAGTGGTGATTTTGAAGATCACCAAGATGATTCTCCTGATGAtgccaaagaagaagaagaatatgAAAGTATTGAAGAAAATTTTAGAGAAAGTGACTTTCCTGCTGATTCTGACAGTGAGAACCCAAGAGTTAGTCATGAATTTGGAAATTCAGATGACCCAGGGTCAGAAAATGGCGATGCTAACTTTTCAAGTGAAGCACCCGCAATTGGTGGTACTAAGTTCACTGCTTTTACAGGAAACGTTCATGATCCAGCTAGTGATGTTCCAGCACCCTGGAGTTCTCGTCTTCCACAGCTGTCCCCTTACATGAATGATAATACAGATGGTGACACATTCGCTGATTCACCGTGTGGAAGTCCACCATGGAATTCTCATTCACTTGATGAAATAACAGATGCTGATGTATCTCGGATGCGGAAAAAGTGGGGCAGTGCACAGATGCCTTTTGCTGGTGTCAGTGCATCTCAACAGCCACGCAAAGATGTTTCCAAAGGATTGAAGAAACTGTGGAAATTTGGTAGGAAGACTAGAGGGGGTGATGGTTTAGTAAATGATTGGGTATCTGCTTCCACTGCCTCAGAATACGATGAAGACATGGAAGATGGGCGGGATCTGGTAGTAGGATCTTCTGATGATTTCAAAAAGTCTCGAATGGGTTATCTTGCTTCATATGATGATTTTGTTGAGGATGAGGTTTTTGCTGAACAAG AACAATCACTACGCAGCTCAATTCCAAACCCACCTGCAAATTTCAGACCGAGAGAAGATCAACTGACTGGAAGAG CGCCACGTTCTTTCTTCTCCCTGTCAACATTCCGAAGCAAGGGAGGTGATGCCAGGCTCAGGTGA